One stretch of Thalassovita sp. DNA includes these proteins:
- a CDS encoding RNA-binding S4 domain-containing protein, with translation MTETASQHGPKQRLDKWLWHARFYKTRGLASKMVSAGHVRVNSDKAAKPAHSVKPGDVLTFPQGNQIRVVRIEAIGERRGPAPEAQTLYTDLTEPQEKVPRGPRFEGKGRPTKRDRRMIDLDRQRGLNDPAQ, from the coding sequence TTGACCGAAACCGCTTCGCAACACGGGCCGAAGCAACGGCTTGATAAGTGGCTCTGGCACGCGCGTTTTTACAAGACGCGCGGGCTGGCCTCGAAGATGGTTTCGGCAGGGCATGTGCGGGTCAACTCTGACAAGGCTGCAAAGCCTGCACATTCGGTAAAGCCCGGGGATGTTTTGACCTTTCCCCAAGGGAACCAGATTCGCGTTGTGCGGATTGAAGCCATCGGCGAACGCCGTGGCCCGGCCCCAGAGGCCCAAACACTGTACACGGATTTGACGGAACCGCAGGAGAAGGTTCCACGCGGACCCCGTTTTGAGGGCAAAGGACGCCCCACAAAACGCGACCGGCGAATGATAGACCTTGATCGCCAGCGAGGCTTGAATGATCCGGCACAGTGA
- the fdxA gene encoding ferredoxin FdxA: MTYVVTDNCIACKYTDCVEVCPVDCFYEGENTLVIHPDECIDCGVCEPECPADAIRPDTEPEMEQWVEFNRKYAEIWPVILEKKDPMPGYEEKDGEPNKLEKYFSEAPGEGS; this comes from the coding sequence ATGACCTACGTCGTCACCGACAATTGCATCGCCTGCAAATACACCGACTGTGTCGAAGTGTGTCCGGTTGACTGTTTCTATGAGGGTGAGAACACTCTGGTCATCCACCCTGATGAATGCATCGACTGTGGCGTCTGTGAACCTGAATGCCCGGCTGATGCCATCCGCCCCGACACTGAGCCGGAGATGGAACAGTGGGTCGAGTTTAACCGCAAATATGCGGAAATCTGGCCGGTCATCCTTGAGAAAAAGGATCCGATGCCGGGGTATGAGGAAAAGGATGGCGAGCCCAACAAGCTGGAGAAGTATTTCTCCGAAGCACCAGGTGAGGGCAGCTGA
- a CDS encoding CarD family transcriptional regulator has translation MSKAKKSEFSPNDYVVYPAHGVGQIVSIEEQEIAGIKLELFVISFEKDKMTLRVPTNKATEIGMRSLSSPDVVSQAMKTLKGKAKVKRAMWSRRAQEYEQKINSGDLIAIAEVVRDLHRTDDQREQSYSERQLYEAALERLTREVAAVSGSDEVAAAKKVDEVLVSRAA, from the coding sequence ATGAGCAAAGCGAAGAAGTCTGAATTCAGCCCGAACGATTACGTGGTTTACCCGGCGCATGGCGTTGGTCAGATCGTCTCGATCGAGGAACAAGAGATTGCCGGCATCAAGCTGGAGCTCTTTGTGATCTCCTTTGAGAAAGACAAGATGACCCTGCGCGTGCCGACCAACAAGGCCACCGAAATTGGGATGCGTTCGCTGTCGAGCCCGGATGTGGTGTCGCAGGCGATGAAAACCCTGAAGGGCAAAGCCAAGGTCAAACGGGCGATGTGGTCGCGCCGTGCCCAGGAATATGAACAGAAGATCAATTCGGGTGATTTGATTGCGATTGCCGAAGTGGTGCGTGACCTGCACCGCACCGACGATCAGCGCGAGCAGAGCTATTCCGAGCGTCAGCTTTATGAAGCTGCGCTGGAGCGTCTGACCCGCGAAGTTGCCGCCGTATCGGGCAGCGACGAAGTGGCCGCCGCCAAGAAGGTGGACGAAGTTCTGGTGTCGCGCGCAGCCTAA
- the cobS gene encoding adenosylcobinamide-GDP ribazoletransferase, translating into MRLQMYENDKRRYEYRDIAVSLALLTRLPIPLKRDSFTRGARAAWAYPLVGVVISFILATLSGFLLWLGLESGAVALVILATSVVLTGAMHEDGLADCADGFWGGWEKDRRLEIMKDSQIGSYGVIALVLSLAARWWALSLLLDQGAYAALIAVPVVSRAAMPVVMAALPHARATGLSHAQGRPDATVAASAAGIGFVIAVLMLGWSAFSVAILAALTIAAVIAIARAKIGGQTGDVLGATQQLVEVVLLISLFG; encoded by the coding sequence ATGAGACTTCAAATGTATGAAAACGACAAACGCCGATATGAATACCGTGATATTGCGGTGTCTCTCGCCCTGCTGACAAGGCTACCTATACCTTTGAAGAGGGATAGTTTTACCAGAGGTGCACGTGCCGCATGGGCCTATCCACTCGTAGGTGTTGTGATAAGTTTCATTCTAGCAACCTTATCGGGATTTTTGCTGTGGCTGGGCCTCGAATCTGGCGCCGTTGCCTTGGTGATTCTCGCCACCTCCGTTGTGCTGACCGGCGCCATGCACGAAGACGGTCTGGCCGATTGTGCCGACGGGTTTTGGGGCGGCTGGGAGAAGGACCGGCGGCTGGAGATCATGAAGGACAGTCAGATCGGCAGCTACGGGGTGATCGCGCTGGTGCTGTCCCTGGCAGCCCGCTGGTGGGCGCTGAGCCTGTTGCTGGATCAAGGCGCCTACGCCGCGCTGATCGCGGTTCCTGTGGTCAGCCGCGCTGCCATGCCCGTTGTGATGGCGGCGCTGCCCCACGCCCGCGCCACCGGTCTGAGCCATGCACAAGGTCGCCCAGACGCAACCGTGGCCGCCAGCGCCGCCGGCATCGGCTTTGTGATCGCTGTGCTGATGCTGGGTTGGTCAGCCTTTTCGGTGGCCATCCTGGCCGCACTAACCATCGCGGCCGTGATCGCCATCGCGCGAGCCAAGATTGGCGGGCAAACCGGCGATGTGCTGGGGGCAACGCAGCAACTGGTCGAGGTTGTGCTGCTGATCTCGCTTTTCGGCTAA